In a single window of the Bos taurus isolate L1 Dominette 01449 registration number 42190680 breed Hereford chromosome 23, ARS-UCD2.0, whole genome shotgun sequence genome:
- the LOC132343634 gene encoding LOW QUALITY PROTEIN: zinc finger and SCAN domain-containing protein 23 (The sequence of the model RefSeq protein was modified relative to this genomic sequence to represent the inferred CDS: deleted 1 base in 1 codon), which translates to MSNLVFQPGITPRPRALGVWSLSYWITIGNSDICLFISTYFTYSCPLSILEELQRETVSKKLKATALALQTPEMHEGLLAVKVKEEKGGPHKNGPEPGLSGDNPHTREIFRRRFRQFCYQETPGPREALRRLQELCHQWLRPEMHTKEQILELLVLEQFLTILPEELQAWVREHRPVSGEEAVIVLEDLERELDEPREQVPARDHEQKELVKEKAALGTAQESSSSQLQTLEERPQWNLRGVGPIQEIDETNGSGVSSIEGLSKEKKSLVEAPEKLNGDTIPVPEYGETCDQEGRLERQRGSSSVERPYVCSDCGKSFTQNSILTEHQRTHTGEKPYECDECGRAFSQRSGLFQHQRLHTGEKRYQCSVCGKAFSQNAGLFHHLRIHTGEKPYQCNQCSKSFSRRSVLIKHQRIHTGERPYKCDKCGKNFIYHCNLIQHRKVHPMAESS; encoded by the exons ATGTCGAATCTAGTTTTCCAACCAGGAATCACACCCAGGCCTcgtgcattgggagtatggagtcttagttACTGGATCACCATTGGAAATTCTGACATTTGTCTCTTTATTAGCACTTATTTTACATACAGTTGCCCACTCTCCATCCTTGAGGAGCTTCAAAGAGAAACAGTTTCCAAGAAATTAAAAG CCACAGCCTTGGCCCTTCAGACTCCAGAGATGCACGAGGGACTTctagcagtgaaagtgaaagaggaaaaagggGGACCACACAAGAATGGGCCA GAACCTGGCCTGTCAGGAGATAACCCTCATACCAGGGAGATCTTTCGTAGACGCTTCAGACAGTTCTGCTACCAGGAGACACCAGGGCCCCGAGAGGCTCTTCGAAGACTCCAGGAGCTCTGCCATCAGTGGCTGAGACCAGAGATGCACACCAAAGAGCAGATCCTGGAGCTGCTGGTGCTGGAGCAGTTCCTAACCATCCTGCCTGAGGAGCTCCAGGCCTGGGTGAGAGAGCACCGCCCAGTGAGTGGAGAAGAGGCGGTAATTGTGCTGGAGGATTTGGAGAGAGAGCTGGATGAACCAAGAGAGCAG GTCCCAGCCCGTGATCATGAACAAAAGGAGCTTGTGAAGGAGAAAGCAGCTCTAGGAACAGCCCAGGAGTCATCAAGTAGCCAGCTCCAAACCTTGGAAGAGCGGCCTCAGTGGAACTTGAGAGGGGTGGGCCCGATTCAGGAGATTG ATGAGACGAATGGAAGTGGAGTTAGCTCCATAGAGGGACTgtctaaagaaaagaaatctctTGTGGAGGCACCTGAAAAACTGAATGGTGATACTATTCCAGTGCCTGAATATGGAGAGACCTGTGACCAGGAAGGTAGACTGGAGAGGCAACGGGGAAGCTCTTCAGTGGAAAGACCCTATGTCTGCAGTGACTGTGGGAAAAGCTTCACCCAGAATTCCATCCTTACTGAGCACCAGAGAACGcacacgggcgagaagccctATGAGTGTGATGAGTGTGGGCGGGCCTTCAGCCAGCGGTCAGGCCTGTTCCAGCACCAGAGACTCCACACTGGGGAGAAGCGCTATCAGTGCAGCGTTTGTGGCAAAGCCTTTAGCCAGAATGCTGGGCTTTTTCATCATCTCAGGATCCACACGGGGGAAAAGCCGTACCAGTGCAATCAGTGCAGTAAGAGCTTTAGTCGACGTTCTGTCCTCATTAAgcatcagagaattcacactggagaaagaCCTTATAAATGTGACAAATGTGGCAAGAACTTCATCTACCATTGCAACCTCATCCAGCATCGGAAAGTCCACCCCATGGCTGAATCCAGCTAG
- the LOC112443785 gene encoding olfactory receptor 2B11-like, with protein sequence MKHMNESFPEDFILMGFTKYPWLDVPFFFALLTSYMFTLLGNIAIILVSQLDSQLQSPMYFFLTSLSFLDLCFTTTTVPQMLFNLGGPNKNITYIGCMTQAYVFHWLGCTECVLLGTMALDRYVAVCKPLRYPVIMNHKLCRQLSSTAWLIGLANSLLQSTLTVQLPLCGKQELDHFFCELPGLIKMACVDTTVNELTLAVVATFLIMGPLSMILVSYSYIAQAVFRIPSAGGRLKAFNTCSSHLLVVSLFYGPGIYIYMQPSGDSPQDLIKVLTLFYCVITPMANPFIYTLRNKDVKGALRRLLRRAILSKKI encoded by the coding sequence ATGAAGCACATGAATGAAAGTTTTCCAGAGGATTTCATTCTCATGGGCTTTACCAAATATCCATGGTTGgatgttcctttcttctttgcccTCCTAACCTCCTACATGTTCACACTATTGGGAAACATTGCTATTATTCTGGTTTCCCAACTAGATTCCCAACTCCAAAGTCCTATGTATTTCTTCCTCACAAGCCTCTCCTTCCTGGACCTCTGTTTCACCACCACAACTGTACCCCAAATGCTGTTCAACTTAGGCGGACCCAACAAGAACATCACTTATATAGGCTGCATGACCCAGGCATATGTATTTCACTGGCTAGGCTGTACTGAATGTGTCCTGCTTGGCACCATGGCCTTAGACCGCTATGTAGCTGTGTGTAAGCCTCTGAGATACCCTGTAATCATGAACCACAAGCTCTGTCGGCAGCTCTCCAGCACTGCTTGGCTCATTGGTCTGGCCAATTCACTACTGCAGTCCACACTCACAGTCCAGCTGCCTCTGTGTGGGAAACAAGAACTGGACCACTTCTTTTGTGAACTGCCTGGTCTAATTAAGATGGCTTGTGTGGACACCACAGTCAATGAGCTTACTTTAGCGGTGGTGGCCACCTTCCTGATAATGGGTCCCCTCTCCATGATTCTTGTCTCTTACAGTTATATTGCACAAGCTGTATTTCGAATTCCTTCTGCTGGTGGGAGACTTAAGGCCTTCAACACTTGTTCTTCGCACTTATTGGTGGTGTCTTTATTTTATGGCCCTGGCATCTACATCTATATGCAGCCTTCAGGGGACAGCCCTCAAGACCTTATCAAAGTTCTGACGCTGTTTTACTGTGTTATTACTCCCATGGCCAACCCATTCATCTACACCTTGAGGAACAAGGATGTTAAAGGAGCTTTGAGGAGACTTCTGAGGAGGGCCATTTTGTCCAAGAAAATATGA